CGTCGATCTTGCGGAAGACGAGATGCTGCTGACCGTAGGTCCAGATGTTGTTCGACACCCAGTACAGCAGAATTGCGATGGGCAGGAACGGTCCACCGACCAGAACACCGAGCGGGAAAACGTACAGCGCGAGCTTGTTCATGATCGCGGACTGCGGGTTCGCTGCGGCGGCTTCGGACTGGCGAGCAACCGAAGCGCGGGAGTTGAAGTGCGTCGCGATGCTGGCGATGATCATCAGCGGAGCGGCCACGAGAATGATGTTCAGACGCGACGGCAGCTCGGGAACGTTCTCGGTGACGTAAGCCTGAAGCTGCGCGACCGGCGTCGTTATTGCCGCCGAGATGGGCGCGCCGAACAGACGAGCATCCAGGAACGACTGGACGTCAGTGGCCGAGAAGACGTAGTTCGGGGTGTTGAGGTTGTCCTCTGCGGTCATGCCCAGCTGGCCCATACCGGTGCCGGTGCGGTTGAACGAGCGCAGGACGTGGAACAGACCGATGAACACCGGTGCCTGAGCCAAGACCGGGAGACAGCCCATGATCGGGTTGAATCCGTGCTCCTTCTGGAGCTTCTGCATCTCGACGGCCTGGCGCTGACGGTCGCCCGAATACTTCTTCTGCAGTGCCTTGAT
The nucleotide sequence above comes from Rhodococcus sp. KBS0724. Encoded proteins:
- the yidC gene encoding membrane protein insertase YidC; protein product: MLNFIYYPVSAILWVWHKVFGFILGPDNGIAWALSVVFLVFTLRAVLYKPFVKQVRTTRQMQELQPQIKALQKKYSGDRQRQAVEMQKLQKEHGFNPIMGCLPVLAQAPVFIGLFHVLRSFNRTGTGMGQLGMTAEDNLNTPNYVFSATDVQSFLDARLFGAPISAAITTPVAQLQAYVTENVPELPSRLNIILVAAPLMIIASIATHFNSRASVARQSEAAAANPQSAIMNKLALYVFPLGVLVGGPFLPIAILLYWVSNNIWTYGQQHLVFRKIDAEEETKKQEAISRRNDNAPKPGARPNPAKKKGSPAALSATESADESELPGVSLNKAEKPATKPTGSGGGGASSKPKQNRPQSNRGNSPKRNKRR